CGCGGCCCGCGCGGGGACGCAGGCGCAGGTACCAACTCGCCACCGGCACCCGGCTCGGCGACGCCACCACGAACACGCTCGACCGTTCGCGCTCGTCGAGCGCGAAGATCACGCGCCGCGCCGCACCGTCGCCGTACAACGTACGATGGCTCTTGATCACGCCCACGGTCTGGGCCGCGCGCGCCAGGATCACCGAGCCGCGGAGCCCGCCGTCCACGTACAGCGCCTCCGGACGCTCGGCGCACCACTTCTGCGCCACCTGCTGTTCCAGCTGCTCGCGATCCCGGTGGATCTGCTTGAGCGCCGCGTCGCGGTGCGCCAGCGGGTGCGCGTCGGCGAGCGTCGGGTCGTCCGCCGCGGTGTCGATGGCCGCCGGGCCGAGCGCCTCGAGCGCGTCCCACTCGGCGGCGCGCATCGCCCGCCGCGGCGCGTACAGGCGCTGGCGCACCACATGGGCCCACGTGGCGGCGCGCCCCCGCGTCCACTGGCGCACGACGGCCGCCGTCACGCCGAGCACGATCGGCGCCCCGTCCTCGGCATGCGCCATGAGGTCGCTGCGCTGCGTGCCGTCCAGGAACGCCGTGAAGTGCGGCTCGGGATCGCCGACCACCGCGCGGGCACGGAGCGCGTCGTCTTCCACCACGTCGGCCCGGGCGATCAACGGCGGATCCACCGCCGCCGACAGCTCCAGCGGCGGGCCCCCCTCGGTGTTGAGCGACGCCGAGGGCAGCGCGCGGCCCAGCGCGCGCTGCAGCTCGTCGAGCCGGAAATGCACAGGGTGGGCCGCCGCCAGTACCATGCCCAAAGCTATCGGGCCTCGCGGCCCGCCGTCACTCCACGCCGATGTCCCAGGCCTGCTGCAGATCGCCCTTGGAATAGGCCCGGAACGCCGTCAGCGTCTGCGTCCGCTGGATGCCCGGCACGGTGGGGAACACCTCGGTCACCACGCGCGCGATCTGGTCGTACTCCGGCACGCGGACGATCGCCACGAGGTCCCAATCGCCCGACACCGAGTACACCTCCGCCACACCGTCCACCCCGGCCAGCATCCTGGCGGCATTGGGGATCTGCGTGGGCTCCACGCGAATGAGTACGATGGTCGTGATCACGGTTCTCGGGGAAAAGGTGGCACGTTGAGCAGCCACAGTCCGGCTACGTGACCCGTGGGATCCACCTCGAGCAGCAGATCCCGCGCCACGCGCACCGCCTGCGCCTCGCGTTGCGAACCCAGCCGGAAGTGAAAGATACGCTCCTGCGCGTCGGACTCGGCCGCCATCTGCGTCTCCACCTCCAGCGCGGTGACGGCGGTGTCCGACGCATTGGGCGGCAGCCGCACCGTGGCCTCCCGCACCGTGGCCGGCGGCGCGAGGGCGGCCCGCTTGGTCACCTCGGGCCAGACGGCGATCTCGATGCCGGTGATGTGCTCGTC
Above is a window of Gemmatimonadaceae bacterium DNA encoding:
- a CDS encoding Lrp/AsnC ligand binding domain-containing protein; amino-acid sequence: MITTIVLIRVEPTQIPNAARMLAGVDGVAEVYSVSGDWDLVAIVRVPEYDQIARVVTEVFPTVPGIQRTQTLTAFRAYSKGDLQQAWDIGVE